The following DNA comes from Gadus chalcogrammus isolate NIFS_2021 chromosome 12, NIFS_Gcha_1.0, whole genome shotgun sequence.
gtgtgtgtgtgtgtgtgtgtgtgtgtgtgtgtgtgtgtgtgtgtgtgtgtgtgtgtgtgcgtgcgtgcgtgcgtgcgtgcgtgcgtgtgtgtgtgtgtgtctgtgtggaccTGCCTGCATGCGTCCCTCAGGTTAAGGGTGTGTGTAAGGGCAGGTTAGACTGTTGGGCGCGGCCATAACGCTGAATGACATGATACGACACTGaaaagatcacacacacacacacacacacacacacacacacacacacacacacacacacacacacacacacacacacacacacgcacacacacaagcacacacacacacacacacacacacacacacacacacacacacacaaacacacgcacacatcagagTGTTGAAAGGAGACAGcgtgtgagtttgagtgtgtggtgAAACAGAGCAAGCTAACGGTGTGTGATTGAGGAAAAGGAAAGAGACTTACGGATATGAAGGAAGGAAAtcagtgtgtgttaatgtgttcaaGTGAAAGACAAGGCAGGTGTGTCTGAAAAGATaagcgggagagaggggggagagagcaagagcgagagagagagagagagagagagagagggagagggagagagagagagagagagagagagagagagagagagagagagagagagagagagaagggaaacaAGGGAGCTATGGCGAGACCCGCGAGTTGCAATGTAagtgttttttcattttaacAGCGTGTCCTGTGAGGGTGGCCATTTCTGTGAGGTCGGTCAGGTTGTTCACAGCGCCTGCTTTACCATGTCAGCGAGGTCTGAATGTTACTCTGCCACAAACATTCTGCaatattcttttttatttgcaATGTTCATATTTACAATGTTGTTCAGCtgtcttatgtttattttaggTATACATTTCCGGTATCTATTCTGCTTTCTAGTTCTCAATGGTTAAATAACATTTTTGTGATTATTAAATTACTTTTACATCTGATattcagacaaacacaaactcaataTATTCAGGGCATCTAggaaccaaaaaataaataatacaaatcgtTCAAGAAAAGTTCCACCTGTTTTACTGCGATGAGTTTGAAgttggtgtatgtatgtgtgttttctcaaaatcttcttctctgtgcgtgcatgtgtgtgtgcatgtgtgtttctatgtatgtgtgggtcCAGTTCTCAAGGGACCAGTTCATCATGGACGGTGGTCCTCCGGAGAAGCTTCACAGGGAGCTTGAGGAAGAGCTAAAGACGAACAGTGAGGAGCCCAGGAGTCATGCCTGGTACCACGGGTCCATCCCCAGACAGGTAGCGTCATCACAGACCCATGGACAAACACCTGGCCTTTGCCTGTTAGCTCACAGCTGTCTGATTGGTTCTAATGCTGGAGAATGCACCCAATAGCAAGATTAGGCTTGTTCACTTTAACCTCTACCTGCGTATTAGCACAGTTTGATTAGTCTTCTGATAAccaagtgtgtatatatattatagctaTTATTATTTGGATTTGGATTTAAATTATCTTATTTGACTTGCCCTCTTATGCTGCTTTAAAATCTGAATTTTAAAGCAGCAATAAGTGTGGTTATATCTCATATCGCTCCTCTGTTAGTCACAGCACGATGACCGTTTGTTGTAGTTTGCTTAAGCTTAGCTTTGGCTTTGTGCTTCAAATTTTAAACATGGGTTCACATTGGTTCAATTGGTTCACATTACCATGCTGAACCAAATGTCATGCAGAGTGTTAATGGAACAGCCTCAAAAAGTCAGATTCAGTTTAATCAAAACCTCATAATGCTTTatttacacataaacacacacacacacacacacacacacacacacacacacacacacacacacacacacacacacacacacacaagcacacactcacatgcacctCTGTGACGTAATCATAGTGTCCCTCCCATTAGCACACTGGCTAGTAACAGGTAAAACAAGatctgacatacacacacacactcacacacactcacatactatagatggaatgtgtgtgtgtgtgtgtgtgtgtgtgtgtgtgtgtgtgtgtgtgtgtgtgtgtgtgtgtgtgtgtgtgtgtgtgtgtgtgtgtgtgtgtgcgtgtgtgtgtgtgtttgacctgaaAGCCAAATGCTATCATGCTGTACCCAGAGATGTAATCCGTTTGAATACTATATTTTCTCTGACTAAACATAAAAGAAGCAATTTTAATTGAAGTAGTTTATACTCTCCAAACACTGGTTTAACTACATGGtgacattttcatttattttcctaTTGCTGCAGAAGCATAAAAAGGGAACGATAAACCAACTGACATGTTTACCTCCCTCATGGGTTGTCGATCACAGAAAACCAGTTAGCCTATAAATAAACTAAATGTTGTTGACCTCACGACCACTTGCTTTCAATTTCCATCAGTTTGACATGTAGCCCATGATATATTAATCTATCTGATTAGTTTTGTTAACTGACTAgtattacacatttattcataggtaataataaaaaataaaaaaaaatattgaaatagCTGGTTGTTGTGCATATGCTTACCATCTAAGCACCAATCACTCTTCCTTAAATGTACAACATTATTTATATGGACAATATATTTCTGTTATTACTTATTTATCCCGCAACAAGAGAAAGAGCTGTGCTTTAGGACaccattgttttatttaaatgcaATGTTATCAGTGTAAACAATgctgtgtgtgcacaagtgcgtgcgtgcgtgcgtgcgtgcgtgtgcgtgtgcgtgtgtgtatgtgcgtgggcAGGCTTCATCTTTATTTACATGTACCTTCCCATTGTCAGGTGGCAGAGAACCTAGTCCAGCGCGATGGAGATTTCCTGGTCCGTGATTCGCTATCCAGTCCAGGCTGCTACGTTCTGACCAGCCAGTGGCGTAATACCGCTCAGCActttaaaatcaataaaaaggtAACGTTTTGGACCATATATGCGGTACTTTGTGGTCAACGTATTGTTTCAATGTcaatctttgttttgtttgaggTCTTTGAATATAATAAGCAAGAAGCCATTAGCTGCGTTAGCTGCTAACACCAGCCATACCCCCTTGTGTTGCAGGTGGTCATGTTGAACGAGGCCTACTCTAGAGTGCAATACAGTGTTGAGAGGGAGGGCTTTGACAGCGTGCCCGCCCTCATACGATACTATGTGGGCAACAGGAAGCCCGTCTCCCAGGTAGGTGCCATGATACTAAAGATTAGCATAGTAAGACTCCTAGAAAAAAATTAACATGTTAATACTTGAAACACAAAGTACCTTCATTCTATTGGCCTATAATTGAGAATCAAGGGAGAGTCATGAGACCAGCCGGTTCACTTACGTTTAGGCTCAGTAGAACACCTTTTAGAGAACACAACTTGCTTGGTTCAGCGTTTCAACTTGACAATATAATGTTTGTCATGGAGAAATTCTTAATTCAGTCATTATGTCTTTCATCGCACATTTATATGCAGGTGGTGGGAGCCATTGTTTTCCAACCAATCAACAGAGGGCTGCCACTGCGCTGCCTGGAAGAGAAGTACGGATTGGCCACCAACCCGCAGGAGGCGAGGCTCACCCTGCCTGAGAAGCGGAGTCAGAAGCGCTTAAGCCTCAACATCACCAATGGGCAAGCGCAAGACCACGTGCATGTCGTGCAcgacaactcacacacacagtgcaatgGCATGGGTCGAGGGAACCAGCTCAGGTCagtgtacacacccacacacatacacacagacaacacacacacacacacagacacacactgtcctTTTATTGCTGGCTGCAACACAACAGAACAATAAAAGCTCAGCGCACACAAGCAGGAAGGcagacataaacaaacacacacagatgcacacacattctaaaacacacactgcaggccAAGATATACTCCCTTTGCTACTCTTTTAATTTATCTGAGTGCTACAATTCTACTTA
Coding sequences within:
- the LOC130393253 gene encoding breast cancer anti-estrogen resistance protein 3 homolog, producing the protein MMAEGRFASLPRSLNTQHALGGGPARPGEPRGPLGVPGASPMTSRRLQASLTSSMELISSSRNGTNSGQGSGQSELPNAAYHAVSIHGTLPRRKRGGANDNHAQGHYTWDPRANQSNSHVHTPLVPAHVRQPMSSQFVNNANDDFKGYRDSPAGLDATLDYVKFSRDQFIMDGGPPEKLHRELEEELKTNSEEPRSHAWYHGSIPRQVAENLVQRDGDFLVRDSLSSPGCYVLTSQWRNTAQHFKINKKVVMLNEAYSRVQYSVEREGFDSVPALIRYYVGNRKPVSQVVGAIVFQPINRGLPLRCLEEKYGLATNPQEARLTLPEKRSQKRLSLNITNGQAQDHVHVVHDNSHTQCNGMGRGNQLRSVYTPTHIHTDNTHTHTDTHCPFIAGCNTTEQ